The genomic interval gtgcaattttcttacagcagctgaggatatgatcaatggtttcgtcggtttccttgcagagtctgcattttgggtcatcagctgatttttcgatcttggcctgaattgcctttgtcctgatggcttgcttgtgggctgcaaggatcaggccttctccctccttcttcagcgtcccattcgtgagccagagccaggtcttctccttatcagcttttccttcaattttgtcaaggaactttccatgcagtgttttgttgtgctagctgtcagctctagtttgtagtgcggttttcttgtactggttttttgtcatcattattattattattattattattattattattattattattattatttgaacctgggacctttcagtctccagctcagtgccaaattgcattgattctgcagtgtggacggtctcttaggctggatctatactgttggtgtagacccatataactaCATTATTtgtgcccttctacactgccatataatccagactaggAACTAGGACTGGATTGCATCTGCTTGATATCTAGATTATTACTTGACAACACTGAGCATCACTTTCGCCCCTAATTTTTTGCAGAGCTCAACCTTCGGTTCCCTTTTTTGCCATGCTCTCCAAATGAAAGGCGCTCACAAAGGAAAAGGACTAAGCCCAGCCCAAGCACCTGTGCCATCCTTTGAATCAAAGGCTTTGCTTAAGCCCCCCGAGGTGGTCTAATAATATACACAGACCGCTCTCTGAGGACTGGGCTCAGCCGGTGCCGCACTCTCAAATTATCGGCACTTTCGTTTCCGCTGAAATGGTTGGAGACTGACTTCTGTTACCGAGAAGGATAATCCAtccttggagaagggagggagcaAAGGAAAAACCCATCACTTTTGACATTTCAGCCCCCCAGAAGTTTATGTTTGGGGCTTGATGCTTCCAGATCAAAGTACAGTGGGCCTCATAGATACCCAAAACTGTGGGTGCCCAGACCTTATTAGTATTAtaactgttattgttgttgttgttgttattatgctgCTTCTAGCTTCCTAATAAAAGTACAGTATGTCCTGCCCCTATagctcaggatctgatcctagattacggtatctgtttatcccaggttatttggcagtgggaactcatataatccagtttaaagcaaataatctagaatgagatcctgagatatagggtagtgtggaaTGGGGCTATAGATACCCAAATCTGTGGATGCCCAGccctataattaataataataataataataataataataataataataatgacccaaaatgcagactgtgcaaggaaactgacgaaaccattgatcatatcctcagctgctgtaagaaaattgcacagacagactacaaacagaggcacaactatgtggcccaaatgattcattggaacttttgcctcaagtaccacctcccagcagcaaagaactggtgggatcacaaacctgcaaaagtattggaaaatgaggacgcaaagatactgtgggacttccgaatccagactgacaaagttctggaacacaacacaccagacatcacagttgtgggaaagaaaaaggtttggatcattgatgtcaccatcccaggtgacagtcgcattgacgaaaaacaacaggaaaaactcagccgctctcaggacctcaagattgaacttcaaagactctggcagaaaccagtgcaggtggtcccggtggtgatcggcacattgggtgccgtgccaagagacctcagccggcatttggaaacaatagacattgacaaaattacgatctgccaactgcaaaaggccaccctactgggatctgcgcgcatcatccgaaaatacatcacacagtcctagacacttgggaagtgttcgacttgtgattttgtgatatgaaatccagcatatctatcttgtttgctgtgtcataataaaaattaataataataataataataataataatagtaataataatgcttcTAGCTTCCTAATAAAAGTACAGTGTGTCTCATAGATACCCAAATATGTGGATGCCCAAgtcgtcgtcgtcttcttcttcttcttcttcttcttcttcttcttcttcttcttcttcttcttcttcttcttattgtatgacacagcaaacaagatagacatgctggatttcgtatcacaaaatcacaagtcgaacacttcccaagtgtctaggactgtgtgatgtattttcggatgatgcgttattattattattattattattattattattattattattattatgcttctaACTTCCTGATGAAAGTACAGTGTGTCTCACAGATGcccagtcttatcttaaattacagctttatgtaaatattcagaaacattgaaCCTACAGATgtctcaatgtaattttattagtatctatttttattttgaaatttaccagttggGGCTGCATTTCTCatgcttggcttatactcgagtcaatgtgttttcccagtttttttgtggtaaaattaggtgccttggcttatattcggctcagcttatactcgagtatatacggtatttattatATGAGCAGTTTGACCCTGCAAGAACTGTTATGGTTCAATACTTTggaattctgtgatttgtagtttagcaaggcACCAGCCCTCTGGGGCACAGAAGAcagaaggccttgcaaaactacaaatcccagaattccataggaggcCCCTTCCAACACTGCGATTCTATGAAGCTAAAGAAATGGGCCTTGTTAGAAGGAACATCTGAGTAGGCAATAGATATTTCATATCCAAAAAGCATCATTTTTTCACAGTCTGCAGCAAATGGAAAAAACTGGGGACAAAAGGAGGAAAGcaggaaactgggacattttaaaagcagttaaaatagtgGGATGGCCGAGGACAAATTgggacatttgaaaaaaatgttttttcttgctttttgcaGTAGAATAGTATGACTACCACTTTGCAATTTATTTTCAGAGCTTTTTAATGCTCAAACATCGCGTCTTTGCACATGTGGGAGGTTTGCAAGAGCTCTTCtatccctttcttcttttttcttttgccaaaGATTCTTGAAGCTCGGTTAAAGTAGCACCTGAGCATTTCCCACCATTATGAAAACCTTCAGGCAAAGTTGGATGAGAACTTAACTCCTCCATGATGGATTATTTATTGCTTCTTTCAACGCCTCCCTTTTCACCCACTCGGCTTGTGCAAACCTGCTCTTTCGGCTGACTTTCTCCCAAGTTGGATTCTAACGGCCTTCAAGGctgcacattttgctttcaacctAGGAAGAGAAACTACAAcatctgggattccatagcatcaagccagggcagttaaaagtggcataAAACCACATTAAATATGCAGTCTAGATGGCAGCTAACATTGGCATTCTGGTTGGCTTTTCTAGAGATCTTCTTAATCATGGTCCACACTGCCACCTGCTGGAGGTGTGCATTACTGCACAGCTTTCTTTTCTAACTCCCAGGTTGACCCTCCTTTGTCCAAAAACCTTAAAAttctccaaaatcccaaactgtccacatgggAGGGTGAGATAGGAACATTTTGTGTACAGACTTTGCTTTATGCAAACAATGATtggaaatctatctatataaaagggtaatgaaatttcggcctaggacaaaacaacaaaaccgggctgtggcgcagctggctagtaaccggctgcaataaatcactactgaccaagaggtcatgagttcaaagcccgggtcgggttaagcccccgaccattaaatagcccggcttgctgttgacctatgcagccctgaaagacagttgcatctgtcaagtagggaaatttaggtacactttatgcgggaggctaatttaactaatttacaacatcataaaactgccagcaaaacacaaggaaaggaatgaggaagtacagctactagtggatggtgaagcaacagctccccctgtggccggaatcgtgaagctggaaaaaaaatgttaaatgcctctgtgtctgtctatgctgtatgttgtttgtctgttggcattgaatgtttgccatatatgtgttcattgtaatctgccctgagtccccttcggggtgagaagggcggaatataaatgctgcaaataaataaataaataaatacatcccagaaacactacacttggcagcacaacccctcatccatgcctctacgttcatacaacaaaaagaaaagaaaaataaagtcctaattagagggagaggaataattgtttttatccaattgctgccagttagaaggctaagctccacccacttggtctcctagcaactcactcagcccaggggacagacagacttaggcctcacttaggcctcttccacactgcctataaaatacagattatctgattttaactggattacagtatatggcagtgtagactcaaggcccttccccacagctatataacccatatatatatattatctggactccacactgccatataatccagtgtgcattttatacagctgtgtagaaggggcctcatataatccagttctaagcagataacataagattataaatataatatgtaatattaatagtctgtgctctgatgaggcacagggaagattgatcctaggttgatgggatcaagggagactcaattgttcattttgagtcggtttaaaataagtttggtgacttatttaatgcagtctgtgtcctggtaaggaacagagaatctgtgatcgtatatcacaggggtgactgcggtttaaaagtagcagacaaagaagttctaactactttaagtaaaagaagtgacactttagagcaggggtcctcaaacttttaaagcagagggccagtccacaatccttcagactgtggaggggccgaattatcatttgaaaaaaaacccaaacaaacaaattcctgtgcacactgcacatgtcttatttgtagtgcaaaacaacaacaacaatgaaagaacaataaaatatttaaaaatcaaaacaattgtaaccagcataaacctatcaggatttcaatgagaagtgtgggcctgcttctggccaatgagatagtcaagtgaattaggattgttgtttttgtgtgccttcaagacatttcagactttggctgagcctaagtctaaaattatttatttattcatttactacatttatttattacatttatatctcacccgtctcaccctgaaggggactcagagcagctgtatgtacatacaatatattatattattagcatagcacaatattagcattatatattactatattgaactataccactatactgtaatattatatgtaatatataacatataattaatattattatatggtattattagcattatattgtataacattatactattattatcaatattatatgtatatacaatatattatattattaaaaatgatataaaatattatattataaaactgagggcgggggccaggtaaatgaccttggagggccgcatccggcccccgggccttagtttggggacccctgctttagagagtttgactcatctcattctagtattgtaactgttaataaaaatacctccaagtgagaaacaacattgtaaccactaagctctgtgcctgaataaacttgttattgttcttccaacatctaagcctctgtcgcatatattataaacaatACGCTatcatctaaagtgaataataataagaaaaaaagtaaaaggtcttctctctgagtctttggtggttgcatctttacaaattggtggaaTTGTTATTAGTTCTTTACgggaggcttttaggcagaggttggatggccatctgtcaggggtgctttgagtgcaatttcctgcttcttggcagaatggggttggactgaatggcccgtgaggtctcttccaactctatgattctgtgattttatgattctatgatccttctCTCTTTgtcctcccttcccttctgtctttctttcttccccagcCAATATGACCAATGACAAATTCATAATGTATTCTCGGAAATGTAGGCAGAAAACTCAGTGACAATATTTACATCTCCTGGGTTTTGTTATTGCGCTGATGACTCGGCTGCCTTTTGAAACCCTCTTGTGAAATCGTTGGTAAAAAACAACCAAAGCAAAACATCTCACTTCCTTCTTCCCACACTGGCTTTTCCCCCACAAAGAAGGTTATGAATGCTACCTTCTCTGACCTTGGACTTTCCAGACAATATATATACTACAAATCCCTCACAGCTGGAATGGGCCTGTTGAAGAAAGCTGCTGTTGATGTGCTCTCGAATTTTGCAAGAAAATTGCTTAATACGTGATTGTTAGGAAAATGGCAGAAAATATTTTTCAGTTCTGCTACTGAATTGTGTAACAAATATGGTGATTGCTTATTAAGTAAATAACACCCTAAATAATGTATAGCACCTTGGAAAACAGTAGGGCAAACATCAAAGGGTACAAGAtagacaaaacatttttaaaaaaggatgcattttattaaagggttggGAAAGGATAGTCTTTGTATGAAATCTGGTCCACATGTGCACTGATACGTATCAgtgcatattatttattattatttattatttacagtatttatattctgcccttctttctcaccccgaaggggattcagggcggattacaatgaacacatatatggcaaacattcaatgctaacagacaaacaacatatatagacagacacagaggcatttaacattttttttccagcttcacgattccggccacagggggagctgttgcttcactgtccactggtggctgtacttcctcattcctttcctcgtgttttgctggcagttttatgatgttgtaaattagttaaattagcctcccacataaagcgtacctaaatttccctaattgacagatgcaactgtctttcggggctgcataggtcaacagcaagccgggctattttaatggtcgggggcttaacctgacccgggcttcgaactcatgacctctcggtcagtttgtgatttattgcaactgtttATTAGCCAGCTGCTCCACAGCCATTGCAGATTAAAAATCTgcagatttttaatttttaaaaatgaaaatgaacttTAAAGGGGAGTTGTGGCTGCTGGTCTGTTTGCCCATCTTACTCTTTGCTGGAGCCGCGGAAGTTCAGcagagaaaggaaataaaataatttatgttATTCTGGTGTCCTTAGAGAACTATAAGTCATTGGGATGGGgagacaacaaaactacaagtcccatggagaatctcagggcccttccacacagccctatatcccagaatatcaaggcagaaaatcccgcaatatctgctttgaactgggttatctgagttcacactgccatatattccagttcaaaacagatgatgtgagattttattcagctgcgtggaaggggcctcagaggcaATATATAGGAATCCCAGATGCACTCTATTTGTTTACCATGGCTTTAAATTATCCACAGACTGAAATGCACCAGGATGTATAGCTTTGCAAAACCTCAGTCCAGTCTTCTAGCATCTCAGGATAGCTTTCATTTCTCGTTTGAGGATTTTACTCAAACCGTCCAGTTTTTGTTCCTGAATATATAATAATCTTAGTCCTTTCAAACTTCACAACCtaagagaggaaaaaaatcagaccatactgttttgttatttattgttattttgctGGCAGAGCAGAGCATGGAGAAAAAAGTTTTGCATGATTAAAAACtggctttttaaatatttcttcttctttgtttattactactactactactactaaatgcATTTGTTacaatttttaatatatattttttattggtactgtacagtagagtctcacttatccaagcctcgcttatccaagcctctggataatccaagccatttttgtagtcaatgtttccaatatatcgtgatattttggtgctaaattcgtaaatacagtaattacaacataacattactgtgtattgaactgctttttctgtcaaatttgttgtaaaacatgatgttttggtgcttaatttgtaaaatcataacctaatttgatgtttaataggcttatccttaatccctccttattatccaagatattcgcttatccaagcttctgccggcccgtttagcttggataagtgagactctactgtacagtagagtctcacttatccaagcctcgcttatccaagcctctggataatccaagccatttttgtagtcaatgtttccaatatatcgtgatattttggtgctaaattcgtaaatacagtaattacaacataacattactgcgtattgaactactttttctgtcaaatttgttgtataacatgaagtttttgtgcttaatttgtaaaatcataacctaatttgatgtttaataggcttttccttgatcagtccttataatccaagatattcgcttatctaagcttctgccggcccgtttagcttggataagtgagactctactgtatttccaaacatAAATAATACAGACATTTGATTGAATAGTAACATTTGTTACTATTTAATGCCTTTGTATCCTATCTTTCCCCTAGATCTGGGACTGAAAGTGGCTTATAAGTGATTAAAATGACAAATATTTGCATCACTAAAAACACATAGAAGCTAAAGATCTAATTCTGCCAAAAGAAGCTTTAGAGTTTAAATTAAAAGCAATTGCAATTGCTTCTATTTTGTAATTagtggtgcatctatactgtagaattaatgcagtttgataccgctttaactcCTATGggtacggaatcctgggagtgatAATTTCACTCCCAATGATTTCATACCATTGAACTATGACAGTTAAGGTGGCACCAAgctacattaattcaacagtgaagATGCACTCCGATAGAATTGAAAACAGTCTGAAAAACATAACTATCAACATCCTAAAAATATAGTACAACTCTTGTATCCGCAGAactgttatccacagtttcacttacagtATTTGGTTATTTGCTTAGTTTCTGCACAAGCTACACTCTCTTCTTGGTCCATTCATTGTTTATCCCGTTGGAaataatagggtttgctattatccacaatgTCACATGCTTGAGACCGTGTCTCTTGTGGATACGGGGGTCATACTCTGCAATATTAAATGCCTTTTTCCTGAAGCAGTCAGTTCCCAAAGGTCTATTGAAACAAGCAAGTCTTCATCCACTGCCGGTAGGATGCCAAAGAGGAGCCCAGTCTAATCTCTCTCAAAAATGAGTTCGAAAATCTGGAAGCAGCCAATGAGAAAGCCTTATGTCCTTACGATGTATAACTATGAAGGCTATGGGATGGAGAAAAAGGTCTCCCATGAGTCCCAAAAGGAGAATAAGGACCTTCAGGTATCCTGGAATTGAGCCATAGGTGGATTTCTAGGTCACAAGAGCACTTTGAATAGAAGCCAAGTTTAACTAATGAGTTGAaaagtctaaagcaggggtcctcaaactttttaaatggagggccgattcacagtccctcagacagttgggagaccggactaggatgaaatagtccaaaattaggattgttgttgttgtgtgccttcaagtcgtttcagacttaggtcaaccctaagtctaaagtttaggacagaggccaggtcaatgaccttggggggcatCCGGtctatgggccttagtttggggacccctgatctagatgatctcataagaccctaggtaagcaaagagacctccaaaggccatctagatggtctcataagaccatagataaggaaagggatcctcaaagaccatctagatggtttcataagaccataggtaaggaaaggggcccccaaaggccatcaagacgaTCTCATGAAACCTTAGGTAAGTAAAGgcaccttcaaaggccatctagacggtctcatatgaccataggtaatgaaagtgacctccaaaagccatctagatggtctcatacggccgtagctaagcaaagagaccttcaaagaccatctagacgatctcataaggctataagtaagcaaagagacctccaaagaccaggtagacttaggtcaaccctaagtctgaagtttaggacaggggccaggctcctgggccttagtttgaggacccctggtctaaagttaCAATGCAACTTTGTCAGTCTCACATGGCTGTGAAGGTTGCCATGAAAAAGGCCAAATGATGCAACTTGGTAAATCTCGTAGGACTTTATGATACAATGGTAAATTTAACTCAACTGTAAAGGTTGGCGTAGAGGAGTCCAAATCTCATTTCCTCCCATACCTTTCTTTAGATTGTCTCCACGGTTGTCAAAGTCTCCTCTTTCCTATTTGGTGACGGTGCTTCTTTAACTGAAGGGCTCATCTGTTCGAAGAGCCTGGATAACTTCACAAATCTGACGCTGCTGCGGAAGTTCCTGGCTGCAAAAGCGTAAAGGAGAGGGTTGATGCAGCTGCTAATAAAGGCAACGGAGCCGGCGACGTAGACACCGATGGcaatcatcttctccagggcGGCCGACGTTTCTGGATGGGAATCCTCCATCAGAACGGAAGCAACGCTTATCAGGTTAAAGATATGGTGAGGAAGCCAACAGAGGCCAAAAGCAACCACCACCGAAGCGATGAGCTTTGCGGATCTCCTCTTGGAAGGACAAGCCATTCGACCAATTCTCCTGCCGATGGAGACATAGCAGATGAAGATGATGGTGAAAGGGATGAGGAAGGCAACGGTGGTCTCCACCAAGAGACAGGCAACCTCTTGAGCATTGGAGTCATATCTACGAGCTGCACATTGGAGGCCCATCTCCGTCTCATCCGTCTCCTGGAAGGGGATAATCGTGGCTCCAAAAGCAATGGAGAGGACCCAAATGCCGGACACCACTAGGAAGGTGACAACCTTCTTCTTCCAGCATCGGACAGCAAAGGGGTAAAAGACTGCCATGAACCGCTCAAGGCTCAGGGCCGTGATGAGGAAAATGCTGGCGTACATGCTGCAGTAGACGGCAAACACCAGGGCTTTGCACATCACAACGTTGAAGACCCAGCTGTGGGCGAAGG from Anolis carolinensis isolate JA03-04 unplaced genomic scaffold, rAnoCar3.1.pri scaffold_9, whole genome shotgun sequence carries:
- the LOC100562088 gene encoding leukotriene B4 receptor 1, whose product is MDPSEESDDRLPLTVARILVCVVLTVAFAIGIPGNAFVVWTICRRMKQRPSTVVLILHLAVADLLVLVTMPIWIYSFAHSWVFNVVMCKALVFAVYCSMYASIFLITALSLERFMAVFYPFAVRCWKKKVVTFLVVSGIWVLSIAFGATIIPFQETDETEMGLQCAARRYDSNAQEVACLLVETTVAFLIPFTIIFICYVSIGRRIGRMACPSKRRSAKLIASVVVAFGLCWLPHHIFNLISVASVLMEDSHPETSAALEKMIAIGVYVAGSVAFISSCINPLLYAFAARNFRSSVRFVKLSRLFEQMSPSVKEAPSPNRKEETLTTVETI